TTTTCCTGGACATTACTTATTATAACCACAGCAACCTGCCTTACCAGGTCGATGAACAGCGCTTTAAGATCGAAGACAAAAAGATCACCAAAGCGACCAATGTACAATCCGTGGAAATTAAGCCTGTATGGCAACTGTACCCGAACACGTCTTTTAAAAAGCAGTACCGGAATATCTATGTACTGAAAAAGGTCACCTTTCCCGGCAATAAGGTACTGAACATTGAACTGACCGAAAAGCAGATTTCCGGCAGGGTGCTCACCCTGCAACTGAAATACGGCGATATACTGGAAGCGGATGCGATGTAAAGACGTAAAGTTGCACGATTTTTGATAGATTATCCTCGATATTCATTAAATTTGTTAGTGTAACAATAAGGATCATGGCAATAGCACAAAATATACATACCGAACTTAACCCTATACAAGTGAGCTTGCTCAGGTTGTTTAACAGACCTATGTCCGAAAAGGAAACGCAGGAATTGAAAAGGCTTTTAGTTGACCATTATTCAGATTTACTGAAAGACGAAGTAGAAAAAGACGTTGCAAAAAAAGGATATACACAAAAAGATTTTGATGATATGCTTAATGGACACAGTTAATAATGATTGCCGTTATTGATACAAATTGCCTGTTAGCATCTATTCCACCACAAAGCAGCCATTACTGGCTATACGAAGCCTTTAGAGCAGGACGTTTCGACTGGTTGGTAAGCAATGAAATCCTTACTGAATACGAAGAAAAACTTACCGACCGCTATTCTGCCCGAACTGCGAACCTGGTATTATCTATTCTTAGTGTTGCCCCAAACGTCATTTATTCGGAACCGTTTTTTAAGTGGCAGCTTGTCGAAAAAGACAAAGATGATAACAAATTTGCGGATCTGACCATCGCAGGCAATGCCGATTATCTTGTAACCAATGACAAGCATTTTAATGACCTGAAAAATATTGACTTTCCTAAGCTGAATATTCTATCCCTTGATGAATTTAAAAAGGTCGTTCAGGGAAAATAGTAGATTAAACTTACTTTAGCTTGAGGCCATCCTATATGAAAAAAAAACCAGCATTTCAGATGAAACAGCAAATCAGGCGTTAAAAGAACGTATCTTAAACTTTAAGGCTGAAAGCCCTCTGACATTTGGCGATGCCGCTGAATGGGAAAGAGAACAGCGCGAGGACAGAGAACTCCCTTTTTTCCAAACAGAGCAAACGAAAGCCGAAAAAGAATAGACGCAAACGGATCTTAACGTTTTCGTTTTTATCAGGCACGCAATATTTATTTATTGATAGTCATACTCAACCGCTAATCCTTAGCGGTTTTTTTGTGCCCGTACATTTCTGCCGGGCCCCTTACTAAAATCATTTTTATGGAAGAAACCAAAGAACAGCAGAGCCTGCACAGGTTCCTGCAATTTGGTATCTATTTGTCCGTCCTGATCGAGATTTTTCTGTTTTTCTATGCCGGTAAACTGATGACCCAGGACTACACGGACAAATACAGCCTGCGCTTTTTTGCGATCCGGCTTGCCAGGATACCGTTTTATCACCAGCTCCTTTACAGCAAACTTTTCACCCTGCTACTGATCTGCCTGGTTTCGGTGGGTACGCTCAGCCGGAAAAAGAAGGACCTCAACCCCAAAAACCAGATCGTTTATCCCCTGGCTGCCGGCCTTGTCATTTTCTTTTCCGGTATCTGGTTCCAGGGCAGACAACCGCCTGCGGTTTGGATGGGTGCCGGCTGGTATGACCTGGCCTATATCGCCAGCGCCATTGCCGGAACCCTTTTGATCCATGTCGCAATGGATAACATATCTAAAATGATTAGTTCCAGGCTGGGCAAGGACAAATGGAACGTAGAGGGAGAATCCTTTATGCAGCCTGTTAAGCCAATCGATACCCCTTATTCGGTCAATATCCCGATGCTGTTCTATTATAAGAACAAAGTGCGCAAAGGGTTCATTCCCTTGTCTAATTTATTCAGAAGCCTGCTTTTAATTTCAGTACCTGGGGGAGGTAAGACATTTTCGGTCATTATACCGGTCATAAAGCAATTTATAGCCAAATCTTTCACGTTATGCGTATATGATATAAAGTACCCGGATCTTGCAAAGGTTGCCTACTATCATTACTTACTGGCCAAACAAAAGGGAAAATGCCTTAATTATAAGTTCCACGTACTTAACCTGAATGACCCGGAGAAAAGCGAACGGGTAAATCCCTGGAAAAGGAAATACCTCAATACACTTGCCGATGCCTCTGAGACTGCCGAAGCGCTGGTAGAAGCAATGAAAAAGGGAGATAAATCCGGTGGCAGCGATCAATTTTTTACACAATCGGCTATCAATTTTCTGGCTGCCTGTATTTATTTTTTCAGCAGCTATGAAGGGGGCCGCTATTCCAGCCTGCCCCATGTGCTTTCCTTTCTGAACCTTTCCTATGAGGAAATTTTCAGTACCCTTTTTTCGGAGCCGGAACTGGTTTCCCTGCTTTCTGCCTTCAGGAGCGCCTACAACGCCAAAGCATTTGACCAGTTGGAAGGCCAGGTAGGAACGCTTAAAATCTTCATC
The window above is part of the Arcticibacter tournemirensis genome. Proteins encoded here:
- a CDS encoding putative toxin-antitoxin system toxin component, PIN family; this translates as MIAVIDTNCLLASIPPQSSHYWLYEAFRAGRFDWLVSNEILTEYEEKLTDRYSARTANLVLSILSVAPNVIYSEPFFKWQLVEKDKDDNKFADLTIAGNADYLVTNDKHFNDLKNIDFPKLNILSLDEFKKVVQGK
- a CDS encoding TraM recognition domain-containing protein; amino-acid sequence: MEETKEQQSLHRFLQFGIYLSVLIEIFLFFYAGKLMTQDYTDKYSLRFFAIRLARIPFYHQLLYSKLFTLLLICLVSVGTLSRKKKDLNPKNQIVYPLAAGLVIFFSGIWFQGRQPPAVWMGAGWYDLAYIASAIAGTLLIHVAMDNISKMISSRLGKDKWNVEGESFMQPVKPIDTPYSVNIPMLFYYKNKVRKGFIPLSNLFRSLLLISVPGGGKTFSVIIPVIKQFIAKSFTLCVYDIKYPDLAKVAYYHYLLAKQKGKCLNYKFHVLNLNDPEKSERVNPWKRKYLNTLADASETAEALVEAMKKGDKSGGSDQFFTQSAINFLAACIYFFSSYEGGRYSSLPHVLSFLNLSYEEIFSTLFSEPELVSLLSAFRSAYNAKAFDQLEGQVGTLKIFISRLATKETYWVFSGDDFELKISDPKNPSILVLANDPLTQSINSACYSVVLNRVTKLVNTKGNLPVGLVIDEAPSLYIFRIEQVLSQARSNLVASVLGIQSLQQFQQQYGKETAATITSVVGNVLSGSVQNKDTLEWLERLFGKVKQQSESLSIDRNKTSLSLSEKLEPLIPAGKIAALRAGEMVGMLAADAVADYTGKFEPSAVHCRINLDMEAIKKEEQSYRDLPVYYDFNGKKEEILRQNFYRINQEVQQLVKQFRPAQPSAAAPQPKGMMKQSFKK